Proteins found in one Methanomassiliicoccales archaeon genomic segment:
- a CDS encoding 50S ribosomal protein L30e, translating to MVDIGRALKTAVQTGKVVFGVQQAEKAVRNGEAKMVIISSNCPSQFLKSTKSVPVKTFEGTNMELGALAGKPFSVSAVAIIDKGSSNILSL from the coding sequence ATGGTTGATATCGGTAGAGCATTGAAGACCGCAGTGCAGACGGGCAAAGTGGTATTTGGCGTACAGCAAGCAGAAAAAGCTGTCAGGAATGGTGAGGCTAAGATGGTGATCATTTCATCGAACTGCCCCAGCCAATTCCTTAAGTCGACTAAATCTGTGCCAGTAAAAACATTTGAAGGAACAAATATGGAACTTGGAGCCTTGGCTGGGAAACCCTTCTCCGTTTCCGCCGTAGCTATAATCGATAAAGGCTCCTCTAATATCCTTTCGTTGTGA
- a CDS encoding NusA-like transcription termination signal-binding factor — translation MPEVKLTEDTLRYITLFENMTKTRVKDCMETEDKLVFVVDPGQANRAVGKGGENVIRLKNTTGKNIQVIEYSDDAEQFIKNVFYNYGVQSVSIENRGNIVHATVTVDPKVKGRAIGKNGRNLKIARDIVARHHNVQSIIVA, via the coding sequence ATGCCTGAAGTAAAACTCACAGAAGACACTCTTCGATACATAACCCTGTTCGAGAACATGACGAAAACACGCGTCAAGGATTGCATGGAGACAGAAGACAAATTGGTTTTCGTGGTTGACCCAGGCCAGGCCAATAGGGCCGTGGGCAAGGGTGGAGAGAATGTAATCCGTCTCAAAAACACCACAGGAAAGAATATCCAAGTGATAGAATATTCGGATGATGCAGAGCAGTTTATAAAGAACGTCTTCTACAATTACGGAGTGCAAAGCGTCTCCATAGAGAATCGCGGCAATATCGTCCATGCCACAGTGACCGTAGACCCCAAGGTCAAGGGAAGAGCTATAGGGAAGAACGGGCGCAATCTAAAGATAGCCCGAGACATCGTGGCAAGGCATCATAACGTCCAAAGCATCATCGTGGCTTAG
- a CDS encoding radical SAM protein, producing MVEVKVRSIEAGSAYTRSLPKGCQICRRGAKMVLLVTGKCETGCYYCPLSKEKKGKEVVYADELKVHSDEDVIMEAKSIKAGGTGITGGDPLKSLQKVLHYVGILRETFGEKHHIHLYTASIDDDAYKILQGVGLNELRIHPPTSMWTKMNRTGLEKAISGLDMSVGIEVPAIPGHEKQLEALIRYADAIGLDFVNLNELEFSETNFKQLSERGFAVKDEISSAAWGSEETALKMLRLEVGIPVHYCSSAFKDSVQLRRRLMRRAKNVAKRGDVITEDGTLVKGVVEPDEARLAKKVLSEDYDVPDTLMYTDPITGRLEVAPWILKELEGLLPFDSYIVEEYPTADRLEVERELIKGKMQKDKAKKCSSK from the coding sequence ATGGTCGAGGTGAAGGTTAGGAGTATCGAGGCCGGGTCCGCCTATACACGCTCCCTCCCAAAAGGATGCCAGATATGTCGCAGAGGGGCGAAGATGGTGCTCCTTGTCACTGGCAAGTGTGAAACTGGATGCTACTACTGCCCTCTTTCCAAGGAAAAAAAAGGAAAGGAGGTGGTTTACGCGGATGAATTAAAAGTACATTCCGATGAGGATGTCATAATGGAAGCGAAAAGCATCAAAGCAGGGGGAACAGGGATCACAGGAGGTGACCCTCTCAAATCACTGCAAAAAGTGCTCCATTATGTAGGGATTCTGCGCGAGACTTTTGGAGAAAAGCACCACATACATTTGTACACAGCTAGCATTGATGACGACGCCTATAAGATACTGCAGGGCGTCGGATTGAACGAACTTAGGATACATCCGCCCACTTCCATGTGGACTAAGATGAATAGAACAGGTCTGGAGAAAGCTATATCGGGATTGGACATGAGTGTGGGTATAGAAGTGCCCGCAATACCTGGGCATGAGAAGCAATTAGAGGCCTTGATCAGATACGCTGATGCAATAGGATTGGACTTCGTAAATTTAAACGAGCTCGAGTTCTCGGAAACCAACTTCAAGCAATTATCAGAGAGGGGGTTTGCGGTAAAAGATGAGATTTCTTCTGCCGCTTGGGGGAGCGAGGAGACGGCGCTGAAAATGCTTAGACTGGAGGTCGGGATTCCTGTCCATTACTGCTCCTCGGCCTTCAAGGATTCGGTACAGCTGCGCCGTAGGCTAATGCGCAGAGCTAAAAACGTAGCCAAAAGAGGAGATGTGATCACCGAAGATGGAACGTTGGTCAAAGGAGTGGTTGAACCAGATGAAGCGCGTCTTGCTAAAAAAGTTTTGAGCGAAGATTATGACGTCCCTGATACCCTCATGTACACTGACCCAATTACGGGAAGGTTAGAAGTTGCGCCTTGGATATTAAAAGAGCTGGAAGGGCTGCTACCTTTTGATTCCTATATCGTTGAGGAATATCCTACTGCAGATAGGCTGGAGGTGGAGCGGGAATTAATAAAAGGAAAAATGCAAAAGGACAAGGCAAAGAAGTGTTCATCTAAGTAA
- the pyrF gene encoding orotidine-5'-phosphate decarboxylase has translation MKKRTRIILALDVINEARALTVAEKVLDYVDAIKINWPLILATGPHIITEMARLAPVICDFKLADIPNTNRLIAQRAFQLGASGIIVHGFAGRDSVAAVVHEARGKEVFLVTEMSHPGGEEFTASLADRLATLAVEVGATGIIAPATRPERIARLRSLIGDKLILSPGVGFQGGSATEALRNGADFIIIGRSIYEDKDPAGAARRFLEEIQNAFL, from the coding sequence ATGAAAAAGCGTACAAGGATCATCCTTGCCCTGGATGTAATTAATGAAGCTAGAGCATTGACGGTAGCCGAAAAGGTGTTGGATTATGTTGATGCCATAAAGATAAATTGGCCATTGATTTTAGCCACTGGCCCTCACATCATCACAGAGATGGCAAGATTGGCACCGGTAATCTGCGACTTCAAGCTAGCTGACATACCAAACACTAATAGATTGATAGCGCAGAGAGCTTTTCAATTGGGAGCATCAGGTATAATAGTGCATGGATTTGCTGGCCGGGACTCAGTGGCAGCGGTAGTGCATGAGGCGCGAGGGAAGGAGGTCTTTTTAGTGACGGAGATGAGCCATCCTGGAGGAGAAGAGTTCACTGCTTCTCTGGCCGACCGGTTGGCAACTTTAGCGGTGGAAGTAGGGGCAACTGGAATAATAGCTCCGGCGACAAGACCAGAACGGATCGCCCGCCTTCGCTCCTTGATCGGTGATAAGCTAATACTCTCGCCAGGTGTGGGATTTCAAGGTGGAAGTGCAACTGAGGCATTAAGAAACGGAGCTGACTTCATTATCATTGGGAGATCCATATACGAAGATAAGGATCCTGCGGGGGCGGCAAGACGATTCTTGGAGGAGATACAAAACGCCTTCTTGTGA
- a CDS encoding carboxypeptidase regulatory-like domain-containing protein, whose translation MASMDGGSGRTVEKSRLNFLASFGKGRESWLNRNWRTVVVLLFVVLLAFFIRSYFVWGPSVENGFLVSGGSDSYYHQRVIDHISNTGQHLYIDPLLNYPGGMRNPRPPLFDWSVAVMGMIWSGLTGMAVSDGTGLALITATAVWGALTCIPMYMIGREAFNRKAGLVAAFLFALMPGHIERSVASQADHDAMILFFVVFAFYFLLRSLKTITGDRWVSNWKNYRSVLSGLKSYWKMNQVSLIYAALGGVCVAAVSFIWTGYMYVLIIVLVYFLLQLFINRFRNVDSLGVMMSVGVMLGLTFILAAPLYWTMDYWATWYDVPLLLFLAMIVVGLIFASTRDLPWTLVVPSFLILVTVALAALSFLAPNLFDAIITGQGYLVKSKLYSTISEAQAPSFSTLAMSFGIVTFWLALVGIGYAAIKVRKSLSPHFVFLIVWTGTAVFMAASAGRFLFNAAPAFAIMAGWIVVLIIDAVRFQDYPKGLENPTRPWRSPWPWFKSVFRPKYVMAFFFLFILVLVPNAWAAVDAGIPSEFKKQYDLQIYNAMPSILRPSNYDSVNGSQWYLGAFGFSLPLPSQYWPAAWSWYRYQDSYLPIYDRPAFLSWWDYGFEAIQAGQHPTVADNFQNGYNFAGNYITCTDETQAIAMLVIRCIEYNDLSEGSDVYNALMAHGVDAVKVRDILQNPSKYISVVLGNPETYGRFSSDLSSANAKYIAARVEMAKVGKSELVSLYNKIRAITGNNIGYFAIDSRLFPFTATGYNIFYAPAKLSDHVIDKGSNAPVDFYQIYAVVIQNGQQRTVPLGEITADMTIIDYKIEYTQAFYQTMLYRAFMGYGPYDIGYTQQGIPGISGSLSNLPPMQGWNQSHFRMVYRTAYFNPFPSDQVANHSQAWRAISYDEALILKDKISRGEEIGVVDTSAYSLTQGVVFVQYYDGAIIQGQVRTASGLPYPNVWVTVLDEYGIPHHYVRTDQNGYYSVIAPFGDVDVVFSMGNLDKRLLYASELQRVKYHVTYAQAMRQTDYIIDGDVTITSANLKGKVYWDMDGDGSYDSAQDEIISGARVIATNESLGFRVEAVTTSMGYTINNVPAVSADVYAIVEGHPTTKKPTQILPLADTTVDIGIKPSSIGGTVKYDDGTPAPGFRIVLSDKINGTVSTKSTDDSGAFSFEGLMYGEYEISSGMPGTTFGPLQIKLSEGEKVNKQLIVYPSSILRGQAWLTTGIVASNATILLQNEDLNVVIRADRSGRYSVELPQGTYNLYSTFVSEGRDMAVLKELTLMPGENSFDPLLVPASYLKGKVQGISSLEGLTVLFQSRSSGASLSAKTNETGNFGVILPNDIYFVQMGEEGGAYWNDLTVASSTSLIINLASAAKVNGYVWYDKNGDGARSWDEGLEGVRVEIRDADGRSISKLSGAGGNYEFYLVPGRSFSILVSEEGFASFVKSFEPLTSSSNTDIQLKALNRTVSGTAKISGTGIEGIVIRFESISGDAITKVVQTSTLGTFSVQLHPGSYRIRVDQDTVVGDNSSRYQYEGNLTVEIGKDPSPLTLDLVKRYLVTGTIAPDRGSLATISIYGPDVRSLRAQTSFSIYLQAGEYGFYSLVERLGARYAAIASVTVGPYEINNVNLVTAQAYSIQGSVRFEGKAITGNAPVVISAGSGGSMELKTTLAGTFTTYLPAGEYMASVDFHTTEAIKTRTRYIRYFGDLSFNVAGSKSITINVDKALDNSTLIGSVRVNGEAVAAVLQFIPASSSAIWGNFTVPASSFTVDVAPGEYAIYARELSGPSVFMGKMNVPPRSSSYLNIDLVPGIKFSGTTLLNGRPGNALLEFNSANYAQVKSGQDGSFEIYLPQDDYIVKCTAEGSEKGVAVEYELEFPLKLRNNQISIIDLKKVPKYGVDLSWDAAEKQTIAPGGNVSYNLRIVNTGNVADVFTLSASGFATGWRVSFSQNSVNVDFGPDGAQLVTVTIYTPTNAKVIHPPITIRAQSTKGTASDSVTVDVGIASHHDVWLNYSSASSTSGSEYLYKFTFKNVGNVDDTYNISIPNLSELASWGWKAEIRSGTGPWSSYISSTLAASNQGNLELRLIPLRSNPNARVTIVLTIQSLNSPSTVKVLQFEPSMPNFNIPLGGLTVTGPGVFTEVQQVPTKTVIFIGLLVAVTTILMVFSVQKGVFRRRKR comes from the coding sequence ATGGCATCTATGGATGGAGGGTCGGGCAGAACTGTGGAAAAGAGCCGCCTCAACTTTTTAGCTTCATTCGGTAAGGGCCGCGAATCCTGGCTAAATCGGAATTGGCGAACAGTGGTGGTGCTTCTTTTCGTAGTGCTCCTGGCCTTTTTCATTCGCAGTTATTTCGTCTGGGGCCCTTCAGTGGAAAATGGCTTTTTGGTCTCAGGAGGCTCCGACTCCTACTATCATCAACGTGTCATCGACCATATCTCTAATACAGGGCAGCACCTCTACATCGACCCACTCTTGAATTATCCCGGGGGAATGAGGAATCCGCGGCCCCCCTTGTTCGATTGGTCTGTAGCGGTCATGGGGATGATATGGTCCGGCTTAACGGGCATGGCCGTATCGGATGGCACAGGTTTGGCCTTGATCACGGCTACTGCTGTTTGGGGAGCATTGACCTGCATACCCATGTATATGATCGGTCGCGAAGCTTTCAATCGAAAGGCTGGATTAGTGGCAGCGTTCCTGTTCGCGTTAATGCCTGGACACATCGAAAGGTCGGTAGCGTCACAGGCCGATCATGATGCCATGATATTGTTCTTCGTGGTTTTCGCTTTCTATTTCCTCTTGCGAAGTCTTAAGACTATAACTGGTGACCGCTGGGTCTCAAATTGGAAGAATTATCGTTCCGTCCTCTCGGGGCTTAAGTCCTATTGGAAGATGAATCAGGTCTCCCTTATTTATGCAGCATTAGGGGGAGTTTGTGTAGCCGCGGTTTCATTCATCTGGACGGGCTATATGTATGTGTTGATAATCGTATTGGTTTATTTCCTATTGCAGCTCTTCATCAATCGTTTCCGCAACGTCGATTCATTGGGTGTGATGATGAGCGTCGGCGTAATGCTAGGTCTGACTTTCATTTTGGCCGCACCCTTGTATTGGACCATGGACTATTGGGCTACTTGGTACGATGTGCCTCTCTTGCTATTCCTAGCTATGATAGTCGTCGGGCTCATTTTCGCTAGTACCAGGGACCTGCCTTGGACTCTTGTCGTGCCATCCTTTTTGATATTGGTAACGGTGGCATTGGCTGCGCTTTCCTTCCTGGCTCCTAATCTGTTCGACGCCATTATCACTGGTCAGGGCTATTTGGTGAAAAGTAAGCTTTACTCCACTATATCCGAAGCTCAGGCTCCCAGCTTCTCCACTCTAGCCATGTCCTTTGGCATAGTTACTTTTTGGCTGGCCCTGGTGGGGATAGGATACGCCGCCATCAAGGTACGCAAGAGTCTGTCCCCCCACTTTGTCTTCCTTATAGTCTGGACGGGGACGGCGGTGTTCATGGCCGCTTCCGCGGGCAGATTCCTATTCAATGCCGCACCTGCCTTTGCCATTATGGCGGGGTGGATCGTGGTCCTTATAATCGATGCGGTCAGGTTTCAAGATTATCCTAAAGGACTGGAGAACCCTACCCGTCCTTGGCGATCACCATGGCCCTGGTTCAAGAGCGTTTTCAGGCCGAAATATGTGATGGCCTTCTTCTTCCTCTTTATCTTGGTGCTCGTTCCAAACGCCTGGGCCGCGGTGGATGCGGGTATTCCTTCAGAATTCAAGAAACAATATGACTTGCAGATCTACAATGCCATGCCCTCAATCCTAAGACCTTCGAATTATGACAGTGTAAATGGTTCACAATGGTACTTAGGAGCCTTCGGTTTCAGCCTTCCCCTTCCCAGCCAATACTGGCCCGCAGCATGGAGCTGGTATCGATATCAAGATTCTTATTTGCCCATTTACGATCGCCCCGCTTTCCTATCATGGTGGGACTATGGCTTCGAAGCGATTCAGGCTGGGCAGCATCCCACGGTGGCAGACAACTTCCAGAACGGCTACAACTTCGCAGGCAATTACATAACCTGCACTGATGAGACCCAAGCCATCGCCATGTTAGTTATCAGATGCATAGAATATAATGACTTGAGTGAGGGCTCTGATGTATACAATGCCTTAATGGCCCACGGCGTCGACGCCGTAAAAGTTAGAGATATATTGCAAAACCCCTCCAAATATATATCCGTGGTCCTGGGGAACCCTGAGACTTACGGCAGATTCAGCTCTGACCTCTCCTCGGCGAATGCCAAATATATCGCTGCCAGGGTAGAAATGGCAAAAGTCGGTAAGAGCGAGTTGGTTTCCCTTTACAATAAGATCAGGGCGATTACTGGCAACAATATAGGGTATTTTGCTATTGACTCTCGCCTGTTCCCCTTCACCGCGACGGGTTACAACATCTTCTACGCTCCTGCAAAGTTGTCAGATCACGTGATAGATAAGGGAAGCAACGCTCCTGTCGATTTCTATCAAATTTATGCAGTGGTTATCCAGAATGGCCAGCAGCGGACAGTTCCGTTGGGGGAGATCACTGCTGACATGACGATAATCGATTACAAGATCGAATACACCCAGGCATTCTATCAAACAATGCTTTATAGGGCTTTTATGGGCTATGGCCCGTATGACATCGGTTATACCCAGCAAGGCATCCCCGGAATATCAGGCTCTTTGTCAAACCTCCCGCCTATGCAGGGCTGGAATCAGAGCCATTTCCGCATGGTGTATAGAACGGCCTATTTCAATCCCTTCCCCTCCGATCAGGTGGCCAATCACAGTCAAGCTTGGAGGGCCATTTCATATGATGAGGCGTTGATATTGAAGGACAAGATCTCCCGTGGAGAGGAGATAGGTGTTGTTGACACTTCTGCCTATAGTCTGACTCAAGGGGTAGTGTTTGTACAATACTATGATGGGGCCATCATCCAGGGCCAGGTGAGGACTGCCTCCGGTTTGCCCTATCCTAACGTATGGGTGACGGTTCTGGATGAGTATGGCATACCGCATCATTATGTGCGTACGGATCAGAACGGATATTACAGCGTGATCGCTCCCTTTGGCGATGTCGATGTGGTCTTCTCCATGGGCAATCTAGATAAGAGATTGCTTTATGCCAGTGAACTTCAGCGCGTTAAATACCATGTGACTTACGCTCAGGCCATGAGACAAACGGACTACATAATCGATGGAGATGTCACTATTACCAGCGCCAATTTGAAGGGGAAGGTATACTGGGATATGGATGGTGACGGGTCCTATGACTCAGCTCAAGATGAAATTATATCTGGGGCTAGGGTGATAGCCACTAATGAATCCCTAGGCTTCAGGGTGGAGGCCGTCACCACCTCCATGGGATATACCATTAACAACGTGCCCGCGGTCTCTGCGGATGTGTACGCGATAGTTGAAGGCCACCCAACCACCAAGAAGCCAACACAAATACTTCCATTGGCAGATACCACTGTGGACATCGGCATCAAACCTAGCTCGATCGGCGGGACCGTGAAATATGATGACGGAACCCCCGCTCCTGGCTTTAGAATCGTTCTCTCTGATAAGATCAATGGGACAGTTAGCACGAAAAGCACCGACGATTCAGGCGCCTTCTCTTTCGAGGGCTTGATGTATGGCGAATATGAGATAAGCTCAGGGATGCCTGGCACTACCTTTGGTCCGTTACAGATTAAGCTTAGCGAAGGGGAGAAAGTCAACAAACAGCTCATAGTTTATCCATCCTCAATACTCCGAGGACAAGCATGGCTCACTACGGGAATAGTAGCCTCCAATGCCACAATCCTCTTGCAGAACGAGGATTTAAACGTGGTAATACGTGCGGATCGCTCGGGTCGCTATTCAGTGGAATTGCCGCAGGGCACCTATAACCTATATTCTACCTTTGTCTCCGAAGGCAGGGATATGGCGGTTCTTAAGGAGTTAACTCTCATGCCTGGCGAAAACTCATTCGATCCTCTGTTAGTCCCTGCTAGTTATTTGAAGGGGAAGGTTCAAGGCATCTCCTCTCTTGAAGGTTTGACTGTACTGTTCCAGTCGCGAAGCAGTGGCGCTTCATTGTCTGCCAAGACGAACGAGACTGGGAATTTTGGGGTGATACTTCCTAATGATATCTATTTCGTGCAGATGGGTGAAGAAGGAGGAGCCTATTGGAACGACCTGACAGTGGCTTCTTCAACCAGTCTGATTATTAATCTGGCCAGTGCGGCTAAGGTAAATGGCTATGTCTGGTATGACAAAAATGGCGATGGAGCAAGAAGTTGGGATGAAGGGCTAGAAGGCGTGAGAGTGGAAATCAGAGACGCTGATGGAAGGAGCATATCCAAGCTCAGTGGGGCAGGAGGGAATTATGAGTTCTATCTTGTCCCGGGCAGGTCGTTCTCTATACTGGTTAGCGAAGAAGGTTTTGCTAGCTTTGTAAAATCCTTCGAACCCTTGACATCCTCATCCAACACGGATATCCAATTGAAGGCCTTAAACCGAACAGTAAGCGGCACGGCCAAGATTTCGGGGACGGGCATAGAAGGAATAGTGATAAGATTCGAATCGATATCGGGTGATGCAATTACCAAAGTGGTCCAGACCTCAACCTTGGGGACTTTCTCGGTGCAATTGCATCCTGGCTCTTATCGCATAAGGGTGGATCAGGATACTGTGGTGGGGGACAACTCATCGCGATATCAATATGAAGGAAATCTCACAGTGGAAATAGGCAAGGACCCCTCCCCCTTGACGCTTGATCTGGTGAAGCGCTATCTGGTAACAGGAACTATTGCTCCGGATCGAGGTTCCTTAGCTACCATAAGCATATACGGTCCAGATGTAAGGAGCTTGAGAGCGCAGACCTCCTTCAGCATCTATCTACAAGCAGGAGAATATGGCTTCTATTCTTTAGTGGAGAGGCTTGGAGCGAGATATGCAGCTATCGCAAGCGTGACAGTCGGTCCTTATGAAATTAATAATGTAAATCTGGTGACGGCTCAAGCATATTCTATTCAGGGATCTGTGAGATTTGAGGGCAAGGCCATAACGGGAAACGCTCCGGTGGTGATCAGCGCCGGCAGCGGTGGGAGTATGGAGCTTAAGACCACCCTTGCTGGCACCTTTACTACTTATCTGCCAGCAGGGGAATATATGGCTTCGGTAGATTTCCATACCACGGAAGCGATTAAAACCAGAACTAGGTACATACGCTACTTTGGAGATTTATCTTTCAATGTGGCAGGAAGTAAGTCTATTACCATCAATGTCGATAAGGCTCTTGACAACAGCACTCTGATTGGATCAGTTAGGGTTAATGGAGAGGCCGTGGCGGCGGTGCTGCAATTTATTCCTGCTTCTTCCTCAGCAATTTGGGGAAATTTCACCGTGCCAGCTTCAAGCTTCACCGTAGATGTCGCGCCGGGGGAATACGCTATCTATGCTAGAGAATTGAGCGGTCCATCGGTATTCATGGGCAAAATGAACGTGCCACCCCGCTCATCCTCTTATCTGAATATCGATTTGGTCCCGGGCATTAAATTCTCTGGCACTACGTTGTTAAACGGAAGACCTGGCAACGCGCTATTAGAATTCAACAGCGCCAATTATGCTCAGGTGAAGAGTGGTCAAGATGGCAGCTTCGAAATCTACCTACCTCAGGATGATTACATTGTGAAATGCACGGCTGAGGGCAGCGAAAAGGGAGTTGCCGTGGAATACGAGCTGGAATTTCCGTTGAAACTAAGGAATAACCAGATAAGCATAATAGATTTGAAGAAGGTGCCTAAGTACGGCGTAGACTTGAGCTGGGATGCAGCGGAGAAGCAGACCATAGCTCCCGGAGGGAATGTATCTTACAACTTACGCATCGTTAATACTGGCAACGTTGCTGATGTGTTCACCTTGAGCGCCTCTGGTTTCGCTACCGGATGGAGGGTTAGCTTCTCTCAGAACTCGGTCAACGTGGACTTTGGGCCCGATGGCGCACAATTGGTTACTGTTACGATTTATACACCCACTAACGCCAAAGTCATCCATCCGCCCATCACTATTCGCGCACAATCGACCAAAGGGACAGCTTCGGACTCCGTAACAGTTGATGTCGGCATTGCCTCTCACCATGATGTCTGGCTCAATTATTCCTCGGCCTCGAGCACGTCAGGAAGCGAATACCTCTACAAGTTCACTTTCAAGAACGTGGGCAACGTAGATGATACTTATAACATCTCTATTCCTAACCTGTCGGAGCTTGCCTCTTGGGGGTGGAAGGCGGAGATAAGATCGGGAACCGGCCCCTGGTCCAGCTACATCTCATCCACTCTTGCAGCGAGCAATCAGGGTAATCTTGAACTAAGATTAATTCCGCTTCGAAGCAACCCGAATGCAAGGGTGACAATAGTCCTAACTATACAATCATTGAATTCTCCTTCCACGGTTAAGGTGCTGCAATTCGAGCCCTCCATGCCTAATTTCAATATTCCATTGGGAGGCCTAACAGTCACCGGACCGGGCGTGTTCACAGAGGTTCAGCAAGTTCCAACTAAAACGGTTATCTTCATTGGATTGTTGGTGGCGGTCACAACTATCTTAATGGTATTCTCAGTGCAGAAGGGGGTATTCCGACGAAGAAAGCGCTGA
- a CDS encoding CARDB domain-containing protein → MVQAENPLYIKVEGRNVVAVREVNPYVVTAIGGPAEVPGGGNYSFLVTVTGRNAVDALVSPANGVTPTGIFRFNLTAPSSATDMTITVNVTSTGPSGKVSKIYNYYVRSVEPIVISAKVVNQGSIEVEGVAVRFFADGVLLQEKKVDIPAGASKVVTYNWTESVSPGEHRIRVELDPQGQFVRFESGGTIFEQTIWVGGTDWANFNAILIGLIILLGLLAYLVYKRPTTKRRRR, encoded by the coding sequence GTGGTACAAGCGGAGAATCCTCTTTACATCAAAGTAGAGGGCAGAAATGTGGTGGCAGTGAGGGAGGTCAACCCTTACGTCGTCACGGCCATAGGCGGACCCGCAGAGGTGCCTGGCGGTGGAAACTATAGTTTCTTGGTGACGGTCACGGGCAGGAATGCGGTAGATGCCCTGGTGTCTCCAGCGAATGGAGTAACGCCCACTGGCATATTCCGTTTTAACCTGACCGCTCCTTCCAGCGCTACAGATATGACCATAACCGTGAATGTCACATCGACTGGGCCTTCTGGCAAAGTGAGTAAAATCTATAATTACTACGTCCGTTCGGTGGAGCCAATAGTTATCAGTGCTAAAGTGGTCAACCAAGGGAGCATAGAGGTCGAAGGTGTAGCCGTTCGCTTCTTTGCGGACGGAGTTCTACTGCAAGAGAAAAAAGTTGACATACCCGCAGGCGCCTCCAAGGTCGTAACATACAATTGGACCGAAAGCGTTTCACCAGGAGAGCATAGGATAAGAGTAGAACTGGATCCGCAGGGGCAATTCGTACGCTTCGAATCCGGAGGAACGATCTTCGAGCAGACCATTTGGGTCGGAGGGACCGATTGGGCTAATTTCAACGCTATATTGATAGGCTTGATCATCCTGCTAGGCCTGCTGGCTTACCTCGTTTATAAAAGGCCAACGACAAAACGGCGTAGAAGATGA